From Pseudomonas sp. CCI4.2, one genomic window encodes:
- a CDS encoding LacI family DNA-binding transcriptional regulator has product MAETIRRPVTAHDVARLAGVSQSAVSRTYTKGASVGQKTREKVEAASAALGYRPNLVARSLITRRSNLIGVVVPSLENPFYSNVLEALSKAFEVSGYGVLLFSTAGKDDSDPVLEEVLRHRVDALILVSSSLSSHFAQECKQIGLPVVLLNRKNDSLAVSSVTSDNAEGGAVIADFLVASGHKSLAFIAGINGSSTSRDREHSFTKRLEEHGYEAPLREVGDYTFQGAMDATRRLIARENRPDGIFCANDLMAIAAINVIEREYGLIPGRDISVIGFDNIAMAAWPAVALTTYRQPLDQFVQNAVDIIEAQLTNRATPAIQKVLAGHLIVRGSARLPETGFADVDGERVWRATV; this is encoded by the coding sequence ATGGCTGAAACCATTCGCCGCCCTGTCACTGCGCACGATGTAGCGAGGCTGGCGGGCGTCTCTCAATCTGCGGTGTCACGCACCTACACCAAAGGCGCAAGCGTGGGGCAGAAGACTCGGGAGAAGGTCGAGGCGGCATCGGCAGCACTGGGTTATCGGCCTAACCTGGTGGCTCGGTCCCTCATCACTCGTCGTTCGAACCTTATCGGCGTCGTGGTACCCAGCCTGGAAAATCCGTTTTACTCCAATGTGCTTGAAGCGTTGTCCAAGGCATTTGAAGTTTCTGGATACGGTGTGTTGCTATTTTCCACAGCTGGTAAAGATGACTCCGATCCCGTACTAGAAGAAGTGCTGCGCCATCGAGTAGATGCGCTCATTCTGGTGTCTTCTAGCCTGTCGTCGCATTTCGCGCAAGAGTGCAAACAAATCGGTCTTCCGGTCGTGCTACTCAACCGAAAAAACGACAGCCTGGCGGTGTCCAGCGTGACCAGTGACAACGCTGAAGGGGGAGCGGTCATTGCTGATTTTCTGGTTGCATCGGGCCATAAATCGCTGGCCTTCATCGCCGGCATTAATGGCTCCTCAACCAGTCGAGACCGCGAGCACAGCTTTACAAAACGGCTTGAGGAACACGGGTATGAAGCACCGTTGCGAGAAGTAGGTGACTACACGTTTCAGGGTGCAATGGACGCTACGCGGCGGCTTATCGCCCGCGAAAATCGCCCCGACGGAATCTTTTGTGCAAATGATTTAATGGCCATCGCCGCCATTAACGTGATTGAGCGAGAGTATGGGCTGATCCCCGGGCGAGATATTTCGGTCATAGGCTTCGACAACATCGCCATGGCAGCCTGGCCAGCAGTCGCGCTGACTACTTATCGTCAACCTCTCGACCAATTCGTCCAAAACGCCGTCGACATTATCGAAGCGCAATTGACCAACCGCGCCACACCCGCGATACAAAAAGTACTCGCTGGGCACCTGATCGTTCGGGGAAGTGCGCGGTTGCCGGAGACAGGGTTTGCTGACGTTGATGGCGAGCGGGTATGGCGGGCGACAGTATAA
- a CDS encoding HpcH/HpaI aldolase family protein, which translates to MRPNRVLECWADGRAAVSGWLAIGNSYSAEIVGWSGVDCVTVDLQHGMTDVQQMIGMLQAISATPATPFVRVGSCDATIMMKALDAGAYGLICPMVDNAGQAQEFVSATHYPPLGLRSFGPTRGLLYGGPDYFQHADQTIVRLAMIETLPGLEAVKEILAVDGLQGIFIGPADLGLALGKGPVGDPVDPQVLEAIELCRKAAVEAGKYIGIFCTSGAVAARYAAQGFHFVVPNHDANLLKAAMTTEVKAARG; encoded by the coding sequence ATGCGTCCTAACAGAGTGCTCGAATGTTGGGCCGACGGTCGTGCTGCAGTATCCGGTTGGTTGGCCATCGGCAATAGCTACAGTGCGGAAATTGTCGGATGGAGCGGGGTGGATTGCGTCACCGTGGACCTGCAACATGGCATGACCGACGTCCAACAAATGATCGGCATGTTGCAGGCCATCTCGGCAACACCGGCGACGCCGTTTGTCAGGGTGGGCTCGTGTGATGCGACGATCATGATGAAGGCGCTCGATGCTGGCGCTTATGGGCTGATTTGCCCCATGGTGGACAACGCGGGGCAAGCGCAGGAATTTGTCAGTGCGACCCACTATCCGCCCCTTGGATTGCGCAGCTTCGGCCCAACGCGCGGCCTGCTTTACGGCGGCCCGGATTATTTTCAGCACGCCGATCAAACCATCGTCCGGCTCGCCATGATCGAGACGCTGCCGGGCCTGGAGGCGGTGAAAGAGATCCTGGCGGTCGACGGCTTGCAAGGCATCTTTATCGGTCCTGCCGACCTGGGTTTAGCCTTAGGTAAAGGGCCGGTTGGGGACCCTGTCGATCCTCAGGTACTCGAAGCCATTGAGCTTTGCCGAAAAGCGGCGGTAGAGGCCGGAAAGTACATCGGTATTTTTTGCACCTCGGGCGCCGTCGCCGCACGGTATGCGGCACAAGGTTTCCATTTTGTTGTGCCTAATCACGACGCCAACCTGCTCAAGGCAGCCATGACGACGGAAGTAAAGGCCGCCAGAGGCTGA
- the yajC gene encoding preprotein translocase subunit YajC, with protein sequence MSFFIPAAFADAALPAAGPAGSGFEWIFLVGFLVIFYLMIWRPQSKRAKEQKNLLGNLQKGDEVVTSGGIAGKINKVTDDFVVIEVSDTVELKIQKGAIAATLPKGTLKAI encoded by the coding sequence ATGAGCTTTTTTATCCCTGCCGCTTTTGCGGACGCCGCTTTACCTGCCGCTGGTCCTGCTGGTTCGGGCTTTGAATGGATTTTCCTGGTCGGCTTTTTGGTCATCTTCTATCTGATGATCTGGCGCCCACAGTCCAAGCGTGCCAAAGAACAGAAAAACCTGCTGGGCAACTTGCAGAAAGGCGACGAAGTAGTCACCTCTGGCGGCATCGCTGGCAAGATCAACAAAGTGACTGATGACTTCGTGGTTATTGAAGTCTCTGACACGGTTGAACTGAAAATCCAGAAAGGCGCTATCGCCGCCACGCTGCCTAAAGGCACCTTGAAAGCGATCTAA
- a CDS encoding SDR family NAD(P)-dependent oxidoreductase yields MPSFRLDGKTALITGAGGGIGAGIAHTLSAAGAGVVLVGRTESRLIEVAELICLAGGQARTVVCDVTDSAAIRAMINALPSLDILVNNAGTNYPEPMLEMRDEHLDEMLNLNIRACYVVAQAAVAKMLERTGHESGSVINVSSQMGHVGAANRTAYCMTKHAVEGLTKAMAIEFASRNIRVNTICPTFVDTPMIRKIASAPGAIESFVSKIPLGRMAQMEDIVGAALYLAGPASRMVTGTSLKIDGGWTAQ; encoded by the coding sequence ATGCCGTCCTTTCGTCTGGACGGTAAAACAGCACTTATTACCGGCGCGGGCGGGGGCATTGGAGCGGGTATCGCTCATACGTTGAGTGCTGCGGGTGCTGGTGTGGTGCTGGTCGGAAGAACGGAATCCAGGCTGATTGAGGTCGCAGAGTTGATTTGCCTGGCTGGCGGCCAGGCGCGCACGGTGGTATGTGACGTGACGGACAGCGCGGCCATTAGGGCGATGATCAATGCACTGCCCAGCCTCGACATTCTGGTGAACAACGCAGGCACCAATTACCCAGAACCTATGTTGGAAATGCGAGATGAGCACCTAGACGAGATGCTGAATCTGAACATCCGGGCGTGTTATGTAGTGGCGCAGGCGGCTGTGGCGAAGATGCTGGAGCGCACGGGTCATGAGAGCGGTTCGGTGATCAACGTGTCTTCGCAAATGGGCCATGTGGGTGCGGCCAACCGGACGGCCTATTGCATGACCAAACACGCGGTTGAGGGTTTGACCAAAGCAATGGCCATTGAATTTGCAAGCCGCAATATCAGGGTCAACACGATTTGCCCAACGTTCGTGGATACGCCGATGATCCGAAAAATCGCCAGCGCACCAGGCGCCATTGAAAGCTTTGTCTCAAAAATCCCCCTGGGGCGCATGGCGCAGATGGAAGACATCGTTGGCGCGGCCCTTTACCTTGCGGGGCCAGCTTCGCGAATGGTGACCGGTACGTCGCTCAAGATCGATGGTGGGTGGACGGCTCAGTAG
- the hisD gene encoding histidinol dehydrogenase, with amino-acid sequence MANWLKRSVGVEAVKSADRQVRETVETILADIEARGDAAVRELAFKFDKMERDSYRLTTTEIEACYSQLTKRDIADIEFAQTQVRNFAQHQRNSIHDIEVETLPGVILGHKNLPVNAAGCYVPGGKYPLLASAHMSVITAKVAGVPRIITAAPPFNGKPAHAIVAAQHMAGADEIYCLGGIQAIGAMAIGTETISPVDILVGPGNAFVAEAKRQLFGRVGIDLFAGPTETLVIADESVDGEICATDLLGQAEHGPDSPAILLTTSHSLALDTMAHIERLLAILPTAPIARKAWENFGEIIVADSDEEMLDIANKLAFEHVQVMTKDPDWFLANMRNYGALFLGPRTNVAFGDKVIGTNHTLPTKKAARYTGGLWVGKFLKTCTYQKIMNDEASAMIGSYCSRLCALEGFSGHGEQANIRVRRYGHKDVPYAGIAE; translated from the coding sequence ATGGCGAATTGGCTGAAGAGAAGCGTGGGGGTCGAGGCTGTTAAATCGGCTGACCGGCAGGTTCGTGAAACAGTTGAAACTATACTGGCCGACATTGAGGCGCGCGGCGACGCGGCGGTGAGAGAGCTCGCGTTCAAGTTCGATAAAATGGAGCGTGACAGCTATCGGTTAACGACTACCGAAATTGAGGCGTGTTATTCACAACTGACCAAACGAGACATCGCTGACATTGAGTTTGCCCAAACTCAGGTACGAAATTTCGCACAGCACCAGCGCAACAGCATCCACGACATTGAAGTTGAGACCCTGCCAGGCGTCATTCTTGGTCACAAAAATCTGCCCGTAAACGCGGCGGGGTGTTATGTGCCTGGTGGGAAATATCCTCTGCTGGCGTCTGCCCATATGTCCGTCATCACCGCAAAGGTAGCCGGTGTCCCGCGCATCATTACTGCTGCGCCGCCATTCAACGGCAAACCAGCCCACGCCATCGTCGCCGCCCAGCACATGGCGGGGGCTGATGAGATCTATTGCCTTGGGGGTATTCAGGCGATTGGTGCGATGGCGATCGGCACTGAGACCATATCCCCTGTGGATATTCTGGTCGGACCGGGTAATGCGTTTGTGGCTGAGGCTAAGCGTCAGCTGTTTGGCCGCGTGGGGATTGATCTGTTTGCCGGACCAACCGAGACGTTGGTAATCGCTGACGAGAGCGTCGATGGGGAGATTTGTGCGACGGATCTGTTGGGGCAGGCGGAGCACGGGCCGGACTCCCCCGCCATTCTGTTGACCACCTCACATTCGCTGGCCCTCGACACCATGGCTCATATTGAGCGGCTGTTGGCGATTTTGCCGACTGCGCCCATCGCCCGTAAAGCGTGGGAGAATTTTGGTGAGATCATCGTTGCGGACAGTGACGAAGAGATGTTGGACATCGCCAACAAGCTGGCATTTGAGCACGTGCAGGTGATGACCAAGGACCCAGACTGGTTCTTGGCGAACATGCGCAACTACGGCGCGCTGTTCTTGGGCCCGCGTACTAACGTGGCGTTTGGCGACAAAGTTATCGGCACTAACCACACGCTACCGACCAAAAAGGCGGCGCGTTATACCGGTGGATTGTGGGTCGGGAAGTTTCTAAAGACCTGTACGTATCAGAAAATAATGAATGACGAAGCCTCGGCAATGATCGGGTCGTATTGCTCTCGTTTGTGCGCGCTGGAAGGCTTTTCCGGACACGGAGAACAAGCCAATATCCGCGTCCGCCGCTATGGCCACAAAGATGTGCCTTACGCCGGTATTGCGGAATAA
- a CDS encoding formate dehydrogenase beta subunit — protein MMPCFYVPGDSLACAVGADEVAVALAALALKRNLPLDLQRTSSRGLYWLEPLLEIDSPHGRIGFGPLTAADVPSLLDALQSEASAHPLALGLVEELPYLKTQQRLLFARAGITRPLSLDDYRANGGFEGLTQAIALGGEQTATAVFDSGLRGRGGAAFPAGIKWRTVRGTQSAQKYIVCNADEGDSGTFADRMLMEGDPFLLIEGMAIAGISVGANYGYIYVRSEYPQAVATLREALNIARSAGYLGADVGGSGLAFDMEVRVGAGAYICGEETALLDSLEGKRGIVRAKPPIPALKGLFGLPTLVHNVVTLASVPLILAKGAQFYRDYGMGRSLGTMPFQLAGNVRHGGLVERAFGLTLRELVEDYGGGTASGRPLKAAQVGGPLGAWVPPAQFDTPLDYEAFAAMGAMLGHGGVVVADDSLDMAHMARFAMQFCAEESCGKCTPCRIGSTRGVEVIDRLLAAPDQSGRDQQAIILRDLCDTMQFGSLCALGGMTSYPVTSALKYFPADFGLQPSEADQ, from the coding sequence ATGATGCCGTGCTTTTATGTGCCTGGTGATTCGCTTGCTTGCGCTGTGGGTGCCGATGAGGTCGCTGTGGCCCTTGCCGCTCTAGCCCTGAAACGCAACTTGCCGCTGGACCTGCAACGCACCAGTTCACGCGGCCTGTACTGGCTGGAACCGCTACTGGAAATCGACAGCCCGCACGGCCGCATCGGCTTCGGTCCGCTGACTGCTGCCGATGTGCCATCCCTACTCGATGCGCTGCAAAGCGAGGCGTCCGCCCATCCACTGGCCTTGGGCTTGGTGGAAGAGTTGCCTTATCTCAAGACTCAACAACGTCTGCTGTTCGCTCGCGCCGGCATTACCCGGCCGCTGTCCTTAGATGACTATCGGGCCAACGGCGGCTTTGAGGGTTTGACCCAGGCCATCGCGTTGGGCGGCGAGCAGACCGCCACCGCCGTGTTCGATTCAGGTCTTCGTGGCCGAGGTGGCGCGGCGTTTCCCGCCGGAATCAAATGGCGCACGGTGCGCGGCACCCAGTCTGCGCAGAAGTACATTGTGTGCAACGCCGACGAAGGCGACTCCGGCACGTTCGCCGATCGCATGTTGATGGAAGGCGATCCCTTTCTATTAATAGAAGGCATGGCGATTGCCGGTATCAGCGTCGGCGCCAACTACGGCTACATTTATGTGCGCTCGGAATATCCACAGGCCGTGGCCACATTGCGCGAGGCGCTGAATATCGCCCGGTCTGCTGGTTACCTCGGGGCCGATGTCGGCGGCAGTGGCCTGGCCTTCGATATGGAAGTGCGCGTGGGTGCGGGCGCTTATATTTGCGGTGAAGAAACTGCGTTGCTGGACTCGCTCGAAGGCAAGCGTGGGATCGTCCGCGCCAAGCCGCCCATCCCCGCCCTGAAGGGTCTGTTCGGGTTACCGACTCTGGTGCACAACGTGGTGACGTTAGCCTCGGTGCCGCTGATTCTGGCCAAGGGCGCGCAGTTTTATCGTGATTACGGCATGGGACGTTCGCTGGGCACCATGCCCTTCCAATTGGCGGGCAATGTTCGTCACGGCGGCTTGGTGGAACGGGCCTTTGGCCTGACCTTGCGCGAACTGGTGGAAGACTACGGCGGCGGTACCGCCAGTGGCCGACCATTGAAGGCCGCGCAAGTTGGCGGTCCCCTTGGCGCTTGGGTACCACCCGCGCAATTCGACACCCCGCTCGATTACGAAGCCTTCGCCGCCATGGGCGCCATGCTCGGGCACGGGGGTGTGGTGGTGGCCGATGACAGCCTGGACATGGCCCACATGGCGCGCTTCGCCATGCAGTTTTGTGCCGAGGAATCCTGTGGTAAATGCACCCCCTGCCGCATCGGTTCGACCCGGGGCGTGGAGGTGATCGACCGCCTGCTGGCCGCGCCAGACCAGAGTGGTCGTGATCAGCAGGCGATTATCCTTAGGGACCTGTGCGACACCATGCAATTCGGTTCGCTGTGCGCGCTGGGCGGGATGACCTCCTATCCGGTGACCAGCGCCCTCAAGTACTTCCCCGCCGACTTCGGTCTGCAGCCCTCGGAGGCCGACCAATGA
- a CDS encoding MFS transporter: protein MEQEEQHLLRKVAWRLVPLIMTCFVVAYFDRVNISFAKLQMQSELGLSDAAYGLGASMFFIGYLLFEIPSNLILVRVGARRWIARIMVTWGTASAAMMFVHTEAMFYVLRFLLGVLEAGFVPGVMYFFMQWFPAKQRGRINSFFFGASALSGILGGPLAGGIMKYLNGIHGLSGWQWLFLLEGIPSVVLGIVVLCVLDDRIEDAKWLKLSEKTMLSDLLRREHKVHSSHSLKDALRNPITYMLSLIYLGLCAGIYGIFFWMPQLVRTAGNADPLEIGIITMLPYFAALIGIVLIGRSSDRTGERRWHLVGCVLAGLLGYVVCATFGDNTVLLVIGLSIATTGLISSFALFWVYPPRVLTGVAAAGGIALINSIGQLGGVFAPYMVGRVKDLTGSASMGLYAIAAVCGVAALLIAWGLPRDIHFIESKETSDAS from the coding sequence ATGGAGCAGGAAGAGCAACACCTGCTGCGAAAAGTAGCGTGGCGACTGGTCCCGCTGATTATGACCTGCTTCGTTGTGGCGTATTTTGACCGCGTCAATATCAGCTTCGCAAAGCTGCAGATGCAGTCAGAGTTAGGACTGAGTGATGCTGCCTACGGATTGGGCGCCAGCATGTTCTTCATCGGCTATCTGCTGTTTGAGATTCCCAGCAACCTGATTCTGGTGCGGGTCGGCGCGCGTCGATGGATTGCACGGATCATGGTCACCTGGGGCACGGCATCGGCGGCGATGATGTTCGTCCACACCGAAGCCATGTTCTACGTGCTGCGGTTTCTACTGGGTGTGTTAGAGGCGGGTTTTGTTCCCGGCGTCATGTACTTTTTCATGCAGTGGTTTCCCGCCAAGCAGCGGGGTCGAATCAACTCGTTCTTCTTCGGCGCGAGCGCCTTGTCCGGAATTCTGGGCGGACCGCTGGCGGGCGGCATCATGAAGTACCTGAACGGCATTCACGGACTGTCGGGCTGGCAGTGGTTGTTCCTCCTCGAAGGCATCCCGTCGGTCGTTCTCGGCATTGTAGTTTTGTGTGTGCTCGATGATCGAATAGAAGATGCAAAATGGCTTAAACTTTCCGAAAAAACCATGCTGTCTGACCTTCTCCGTCGTGAGCATAAGGTGCACTCATCGCATTCGCTCAAGGATGCGTTGCGTAACCCTATCACCTACATGCTGTCGCTCATTTACTTGGGCTTGTGTGCGGGCATCTACGGGATTTTTTTCTGGATGCCGCAGTTAGTCAGAACCGCTGGCAACGCGGACCCGCTCGAGATCGGCATCATCACCATGCTGCCGTACTTCGCCGCCCTTATAGGTATTGTGCTCATTGGCCGAAGTTCGGACCGGACGGGTGAGCGGCGCTGGCACTTGGTAGGCTGTGTGCTCGCCGGACTGCTGGGTTATGTGGTGTGCGCCACCTTCGGCGATAACACGGTGCTGCTGGTCATCGGCCTTAGCATTGCAACGACAGGTCTGATTTCGTCCTTTGCGCTGTTCTGGGTATATCCGCCTCGTGTGCTGACCGGTGTAGCGGCAGCGGGGGGGATCGCGCTTATCAATTCCATCGGGCAGCTCGGCGGTGTTTTCGCGCCTTATATGGTCGGCAGGGTCAAAGACTTGACCGGCAGCGCCTCCATGGGTTTGTACGCTATCGCAGCCGTGTGCGGTGTGGCTGCCTTGTTGATCGCGTGGGGATTACCACGTGACATTCACTTTATTGAATCAAAGGAGACATCTGATGCGTCCTAA
- the tgt gene encoding tRNA guanosine(34) transglycosylase Tgt produces MSFELLATDGKARRGRITFPRGVVETPAFMPVGTYGTVKGMLPRDIVATGAQMILGNTFHLWLRPGTEVIKRHGDLHDFMQWSGPILTDSGGFQVFSLGAMRKIKEEGVTFASPVDGAKVFMGPEESMQVQRDLGSDIVMIFDECTPYPADEDVARISMELSLRWAKRSKIAHGENTAALFGIVQGGMHQDLRMRSLEGLDEIGFDGLAIGGLSVGEPKHEMIKVLDYLPGMMPADKPRYLMGVGKPEDLVEGVRRGIDMFDCVMPTRNARNGHLFIDTGVLKIRNAFHRHDDSSLDPTCDCYTCQNFSRAYLHHLDKCGEMLGSMLNTIHNLRHYQVLMAGLREAIQQGTLAAFVDAFYAKRGLPTPPLD; encoded by the coding sequence ATGTCTTTCGAGTTGCTGGCCACTGATGGCAAAGCGCGTCGTGGTCGCATTACTTTTCCCCGGGGCGTGGTTGAAACCCCTGCGTTCATGCCGGTCGGCACCTACGGCACGGTGAAAGGCATGCTGCCTCGGGACATTGTGGCCACCGGCGCGCAGATGATTCTGGGTAACACGTTCCACCTGTGGCTGCGCCCTGGCACTGAAGTCATCAAGCGTCACGGGGACTTGCATGACTTCATGCAGTGGAGCGGCCCGATTCTGACTGACTCCGGTGGTTTTCAGGTGTTCAGCCTCGGTGCCATGCGTAAGATCAAGGAGGAGGGCGTTACCTTCGCCTCTCCAGTGGACGGTGCCAAAGTGTTCATGGGGCCGGAAGAGTCGATGCAGGTCCAGCGTGATCTGGGTTCGGACATCGTGATGATTTTCGACGAATGCACGCCGTACCCGGCCGACGAAGACGTTGCGCGGATCTCCATGGAGCTGTCCTTGCGTTGGGCCAAGCGTTCGAAAATCGCCCATGGCGAGAACACGGCTGCGCTGTTCGGCATCGTCCAGGGCGGCATGCACCAGGATTTGCGCATGCGCTCCCTCGAAGGTCTGGATGAGATCGGCTTTGACGGCTTGGCCATTGGCGGTCTGTCGGTGGGCGAGCCCAAGCACGAGATGATCAAGGTGCTGGACTACCTGCCGGGAATGATGCCGGCTGACAAACCTCGTTACTTGATGGGCGTGGGCAAGCCGGAAGACTTGGTTGAAGGTGTGCGCCGCGGTATCGATATGTTCGATTGCGTGATGCCTACCCGCAACGCGCGCAACGGTCATTTGTTCATTGATACCGGCGTGCTGAAAATTCGCAATGCGTTCCATCGCCATGACGATTCGTCGTTGGATCCGACCTGCGATTGCTACACCTGCCAGAACTTCTCGCGCGCCTATTTGCACCACTTGGATAAGTGCGGAGAAATGCTAGGAAGTATGCTCAATACCATTCATAACTTGCGGCATTACCAAGTGCTTATGGCTGGTTTGCGCGAGGCTATTCAACAGGGTACATTGGCCGCCTTTGTGGATGCCTTCTATGCCAAACGCGGGCTGCCAACGCCGCCGTTGGATTGA
- the queA gene encoding tRNA preQ1(34) S-adenosylmethionine ribosyltransferase-isomerase QueA, with translation MRVADFTFELPDSLIARHPLAERRGSRLLTLDGVSGALAHRQFTDLLEHLRPGDLMVFNNTRVIPARLFGQKASGGKLEILIERVLDSHRVLAHVRSSKSPKPGSMILIDGGGEAEMLARHDTLFELRFAEEVLPLLDRVGHMPLPPYIDRPDDTADRERYQTVYAQRSGAVAAPTAGLHFDQPLMDAIAQMGVSTAFVTLHVGAGTFQPVRVERIEDHHMHNEWLEVSQEVVDAVAACRLRGGRVIAVGTTSVRSLESAARDGVLKPFSGDTDIFIYPGRPFHVVDALVTNFHLPESTLLMLVSAFAGYPEAMAAYAAAVEHGYRFFSYGDAMFITRNPAPTAPQESESAPEDQA, from the coding sequence ATGCGCGTTGCTGACTTTACCTTCGAGCTCCCGGATTCATTGATCGCTCGCCATCCTTTGGCTGAGCGTCGCGGCAGTCGTTTGTTGACCCTGGACGGGGTTAGCGGCGCGCTGGCTCATCGACAATTTACCGATTTGCTGGAGCATTTGCGCCCCGGTGATTTGATGGTGTTCAACAATACCCGGGTGATTCCGGCGCGGTTGTTCGGGCAGAAGGCTTCTGGCGGCAAGCTGGAGATTCTGATCGAGCGCGTGCTGGACAGCCATCGGGTGTTGGCGCATGTGCGGTCCAGCAAGTCGCCCAAGCCCGGCTCGATGATTTTGATCGATGGTGGTGGCGAGGCTGAGATGCTGGCGCGGCACGACACGCTGTTTGAGCTGCGGTTTGCCGAGGAAGTCTTGCCGTTGCTGGATCGGGTGGGCCACATGCCGTTGCCGCCTTATATAGATCGCCCAGACGACACGGCTGACCGCGAGCGTTATCAGACGGTCTATGCCCAGCGCTCCGGCGCGGTGGCTGCGCCCACTGCTGGTCTGCATTTCGATCAGCCGCTGATGGATGCGATTGCGCAGATGGGCGTTTCAACCGCGTTCGTCACCTTGCACGTCGGCGCGGGTACGTTCCAGCCGGTGCGTGTTGAACGCATCGAAGACCATCACATGCACAACGAATGGCTGGAAGTCAGCCAAGAGGTGGTCGATGCCGTCGCCGCCTGTCGTTTGCGCGGCGGGCGAGTCATTGCGGTGGGCACTACGAGCGTGCGCTCGCTGGAAAGCGCCGCCCGTGATGGCGTGTTGAAGCCGTTCAGCGGCGACACCGACATCTTCATCTACCCAGGCCGGCCGTTTCATGTGGTCGACGCCTTGGTCACCAATTTCCATTTGCCGGAATCCACGCTGTTGATGCTGGTTTCGGCATTCGCCGGTTACCCAGAAGCCATGGCTGCCTACGCGGCAGCGGTGGAGCATGGTTACCGCTTCTTTAGTTACGGGGATGCGATGTTTATCACGCGTAATCCCGCGCCGACCGCTCCGCAGGAATCGGAATCGGCCCCAGAGGATCAAGCATGA
- a CDS encoding formate dehydrogenase subunit gamma codes for MPDDMLHLPMINSVLESHKGSPGALLPILHEIQAGFGFIPDAAVPEIAHALNQSHAEIRGVISFYHDFRTAPPARHILRLCRAESCKSRGAEQLAAQLRERLQLDDHGSSADGNISLRPVYCLGACACSPALELDGQVHARIDAERLNALLDACQEDA; via the coding sequence ATGCCCGATGATATGTTGCACCTGCCGATGATCAATAGCGTGTTGGAGAGCCACAAGGGCTCACCCGGCGCACTGTTGCCGATCCTTCATGAGATTCAAGCGGGCTTTGGCTTCATCCCTGATGCCGCCGTCCCCGAAATCGCCCACGCCCTCAATCAGAGCCACGCCGAGATTCGCGGGGTGATCAGCTTCTACCATGACTTCCGTACTGCGCCCCCGGCCCGGCATATTCTGCGTCTGTGTCGGGCCGAGTCGTGCAAAAGCCGCGGCGCCGAACAGCTTGCAGCGCAGTTGCGCGAACGCCTTCAATTGGACGACCACGGCAGCAGCGCCGACGGCAATATCAGCCTGCGTCCCGTGTATTGCCTCGGAGCCTGCGCCTGCTCGCCAGCCCTGGAGCTGGATGGCCAGGTGCATGCGAGGATCGACGCCGAGCGCCTAAATGCCCTGCTCGACGCTTGCCAGGAGGACGCATGA